From one Macadamia integrifolia cultivar HAES 741 unplaced genomic scaffold, SCU_Mint_v3 scaffold_260A, whole genome shotgun sequence genomic stretch:
- the LOC122071543 gene encoding glucomannan 4-beta-mannosyltransferase 9-like, with the protein MEQISSRAILPEAFQGTRDDITQQIGFIWDQIKAPLIVPLLRLAVFLCLAMSVMLFIERVYMSIVIVLVKLFGKKPEKRYKWEPIKDDVEMGNSVYPMVLVQIPMFNEREVYQLSIGAACGLSWPSDRIIIQVLDDSTDSTIKDLVQHECQRWASKGINIKYEVRDNRNGYKAGALKEGMKRNYVKNCDYVVIFDADFQPEPDFLWRTVPFLVFNPEIGLVQARWNFVNSDECLMTRMQEMSLDYHFKVEQEVGSSTYAFFGFNGTAGVWRISALNEAGGWKDRTTVEDMDLAVRASLKGWKFLYLGDIKVKNELPSTLKAYRFQQHRWSCGPANLFKKMVMEIIRNKKVSMWKKVHVLYSFFFVRKIVAHIVTCVFYCIVLPMTVLVPEVEVPKWGAVYIPSIITFLTAVGTPRSLHLILFWILFENVMALHRTKATFIGLLEAGRVNEWVVTEKLGDALKIKSAAPKAAKKLPRFKFGDRLHLLELGFGAFLFFCGCYDITFGKNHYFIYLFFQSITFFIMGFSYVGTFVPNS; encoded by the exons atggaGCAAATTTCTTCGAGGGCTATTCTCCCTGAAGCATTTCAGGGTACGAGAGATGATATTACCCAGCAAATTGGATTCATTTGGGATCAGATCAAAGCTCCATTAATTGTTCCATTGCTGAGACTCGCGGTTTTTCTGTGTTTGGCCATGTCGGTGATGCTGTTCATTGAGAGGGTTTACATGAGCATTGTGATCGTTCTCGTAAAGCTATTTGGGAAAAAACCAGAGAAACGATACAAATGGGAACCGATTAAAGACGATGTGGAGATGGGTAATTCAGTTTATCCCATGGTTCTTGTCCAAATTCCAATGTTCAACGAAAGAGAg GTTTACCAGCTCTCCATTGGAGCTGCTTGTGGTCTCTCATGGCCTTCAGATCGAATTATAATCCAAGTCCTCGACGATTCAACAGACTCAACAATCAAG GATTTGGTTCAACATGAATGCCAGAGATGGGCAAGCAAAGGAATTAATATCAAATATGAAGTGAGAGATAATAGAAATGGTTACAAAGCAGGTGCTCTCAAGGAAGGAATGAAGCGAAACTACGTTAAGAACTGCGATTACGTTGTTATATTCGATGCAGATTTCCAACCAGAGCCGGATTTCCTGTGGAGAACAGTTCCTTTTCTTGTCTTCAACCCAGAGATTGGTCTTGTTCAAGCTCGCTGGAACTTTG TAAACTCGGACGAGTGTTTGATGACAAGAATGCAAGAAATGTCGTTGGATTACCATTTCAAGGTGGAGCAGGAGGTGGGCTCCTCCACCTATGCCTTCTTTGGTTTCAACG GAACGGCAGGTGTGTGGAGGATCTCGGCTCTCAATGAGGCCGGCGGTTGGAAGGACCGGACCACGGTCGAGGACATGGATTTGGCGGTCCGAGCTAGTCTTAAGGGCTGGAAATTCTTGTACCTAGGTGATATTAAG GTGAAAAATGAATTGCCAAGTACTTTAAAAGCATACCGCTTTCAGCAGCATCGCTGGTCTTGTGGACCAGCTAATCTGTTTAAGAAAATGGTAATGGAGATCATAAGGAACAAG AAAGTATCTATGTGGAAGAAAGTACATGTGCTCTACAGTTTCTTCTTTGTTCGCAAGATTGTAGCGCATATCGTCACTTGTGTTTTCTACTGTATTGTATTGCCAATGACCGTTTTGGTTCCTGAAGTTGAAGTTCCAAAGTGGGGAGCTGTTTATATCCCTTCCATCATTACCTTTCTTACTGCAGTTGGAACTCCAAG ATCACTCCACTTGATCTTATTTTGGATCCTTTTTGAGAATGTCATGGCGTTGCACCGGACCAAAGCGACGTTTATTGGTCTGCTAGAGGCAGGGAGAGTAAATGAATGGGTTGTCACAGAGAAATTGGGAGATGCTCTCAAGATAAAATCAGCAGCTCCTAAAGCAGCTAAGAAGCTTCCTCGATTCAAATTCGGAGATAG ACTTCATCTACTAGAGCTCGGATTCGgagccttcctcttcttctgtggCTGCTATGACATCACATTTGGGAAAAACCACTACTTCATATACCTTTTCTTCCAATCCATCACATTCTTCATCATGGGGTTTTCTTATGTAGGCACATTTGTCCCCAACTCATAG